Sequence from the Sphingomonas suaedae genome:
AGATCAACCCCGGCGTGCCCGTCGTCGACGGAAAATTCCGTTTCCAGATCCTGGACAGTCAGCGCGTGCAGATCGAAAGCGCGCGCTGGCCCTTCGCCGGGGGCGAACTGGTCCTTGAACCAACGCTTCTGGATTTCTCCGAAAGCCGCGAGCGCCGGATGACTTTTCGCGTAGTAGGGGCCGATGCGGCACTGTTCCTGAAGGAAATGGAGTTCGGCAATATCAGCGCCACCGGCACGTTCGACGGGACCCTCCCCATCATTTTCGACGCGCAGGGCGGCCGTATCGAAGGCGGCATACTGACTGCCCGAGGGGGCGGGTCCCTCGCTTATATCGGCGAAGTCACCCGCCATGACCTCGGCTTTTGGGGCAATATGGCGTTCCAGGCGCTCCGCTCGCTCGATTATCGCAGCCTCTCGATCGATATGAACGGGTCGCTCGCCGGCAACATGGTGACGGAGATCCGCTTCGCCGGAGTCAGCCAGGGTGAGGGTGCCAAGTCCAACTTCCTGGTCCGTCGGTTGGCGCGATTGCCCTTCATATTCGACATTCGGATAAGCGCGCCCTTTCAGCAACTGCTGGACTCGGTCCAATCCTGGTACGAGCCCAGCCGGCTGATCGAGCGCAATTTGCCCGCTTTGCTCGAAGCGGAGGGCGGGGCGGAGGGACTGCAACCGCAGGAGAAACCCGTTCAGCAGTCCGAAAGCGGCGATGTGCGAAGAGAGGAGCAGAAATGAGGTGGAGATGTTGGAGGGACGCTTTTTCAGTGTCCAATATGAGGCTGCTACTCGCGGGAGCCGCGATGATGGCGACTGGCGGGTGCATCAACGTTACTGCGCCGGATAAGCCGATCGTCATCAACCTCAACATCTCGATCACGCAGGAGGTCGTCTATCGTCTCGACAATAAGGCGAAGACACTGATCCAGCAAAATCCGGGGATATTCTGATGCGTAAGCTGCCCTTCTCCATCGCAATCGCGGCAATTTTGATGTCGGTTCCTGCGTTGGCGCAGCGCGACCCTGCCTATCAGGCGGCCCGCGAGCAAGGCCTGGTTGGTGAGCAGCCCGACGGCTATTTGGGTATCGTGGGATCGCCGACCCCCCAATTGCGGGCGCTCGTCAACAACATCAATATCCAGCGCAAGAAGCAGTATACCGATCAGGCAGCGGCTGGATCCACCGTCGAGCAGATGGCGTTTGTGACCGGCTGCAACCTCATCATGCGCACAACGGTTGGCGAGAAGTACCGCACGCCGGACGGCCGATGGCTCACCCGGGGCAGCGAAGACCCTGTACGAGATCCGCGCTGCCTTTGAAAACATGCCCATGTAGGTTGGTGTGCTTTGTCGGCCCGCAACGCTGGCGGACCGCCAGTCTGAATGCGCCCTCTCTTACTCAGCTTCACTGCGCGGAAGTCGGCTGTCGGCACGTTCTAGCCTACCTATTGCGGTCAAGTTCGCAAGAGGCGCGCAGCCGGAATGACCATTGGTCGGTGGAAGCGCGTTCGGCGGATTGCCGTTGCCCGACCGCGATTGTCAGTTTCATCGCGCCGGCCTGTTAGCTTGGCGGATATGCGGACCCTGAGCGGCACGCCATTGGCGCCTCCTAGGCAGACAGGCGTTGCGCGTCGCGAGGAGCATCGCTTTTATAGGCGGCGATGCCCCCGCCGGTGCGCTTTGCCCGAAGTAGTGCTTCGTCGGCGCGCGCGATGAGTTCGTCCAAATCGCGACCGTGCTGAGGATGTATCGCGTAGCCGACGCTTGTGCCGATCGAGATTTGATGGCCGAGGATCGAGTAGGACTCCGCGACGGTGCGGGCGACGCGGCGTGCAAGTAGATCGGCTTCGCCGGGGTGCGCTCCTGCCTGGAGGAGTACGAACTCGTCGCCACCGATCCGCGCGGCGACATCGCCTTCGCGCAGCACGCGGCGCAGCCGGTCGGATACCGCCTTGAGCAGCGCGTCCCCCACCGGATGGCCATGGGTGTCATTGACCGCCTTGAAGCGGTCGAGGTCGAGGCAATGCACGACCAGAAATCCGTCTTGGCCAGCACGGTCCATGACCCTGTCGTAAGCTTCGCGCAACGACAGGCGGTTCTCAAGACCAGTGAGCGCATCGACGCGCGCGAGGGTAGCGAACGCCGCGCGCGCGGTGATCTCGGCGGTGGCCACGCGATAGTTCCGCAACATGCTGTGGATGCCGCCCATGAGGAACAACAGCAGTAATGCTCCAACCGCGACATATGTCGGCTTCAAAGTGATCAAGGCTGCCGCGCCGGTCGGGATCACCGCCATCGCGATGCTCGGAAGCGCTATCCACGGGCGCAGAAAGATGCCTGCGGCAACGCCCGCAGCATAGCCGAATACCAGCCCGATCACGAGCATGTGCGATTCGGCGCCCGCGACATGAAATGCTCGTGTGCTGAACGCCCCGAAGATGGCAGCGAATGCGAGATAGGGGATGGCAAATAGCTGCTCGACATGACGCGCAGCGGAGAGATCGAACGCGTTACCGAGTGCGATCAGGCGATAGCGAAGCAGCACGTAAAGGCGCGCAACGACGGCCACGGCGCCCCCCGCGATCAGCAGTGTGAGGAGCGGGTCCCGGGTTTCGAGCGCGACAAGGGTGCCGACGCCCAGGAAAGCCATTGCCATGATGACGGTCGGCGTGAGCGTCGCAAAGAGCGAACGCACGATCGCGATATAAGTGGCTTCCGACAGACGTTTCGAACTAGCGAACATTGGGGGGCCTCTTCGTGCCAGCCTAATCGTATGCCGTTAACGTTTCGTGCGATCTCAAATCTCTTGGCATGGAGCGAGGCGTCGCTGGCCTTTGTCGCCGATAAGGAGGTGATCGACGCGACTGTCCAAAGGTCCAATGTTTGATTGGAGCAGGAGCGACGAAGGTATAGTGCGATCTTTTCCCGCTGCGCTTAAGAGACCTTCTTCCTCCGCACGAATGCCCAACTTGAGTGCGCGCCATTTTGGAACGAGTAGCGCGCGCCCGCGTCTAACAGGGGTGAAAATCGCCACTTACAATGTAAACGGCGTCAATGGCCGCCTGCCCGTGCTGCTGCGCTGGCTGGAAGAGCGCCAGGCAGACGTCGTCGTCCTTCAGGAACTGAAGGCTGCGCAGGAGAATTTCCCCGAAAAAGCGATCCGCGATCTCGGCTATGATGTGGTCTGGCATGGCCAGAAGAGCTGGAACGGCGTCGCGATGTTGAGCCGGGTCGGCGATATTCAAGAGACCCGCCGGGGGCTTCCGGACGATCCCGATGAGACGCAGAGCCGCTACATCGAGGCGGCGGTGAACGGGGTGCTCATCGGCGGCCTTTACCTCCCGAACGGCAACCCGCGGCCAGGGCCGAAATTCGAGTATAAACTACGCTGGTTCGATCGGCTGATCGAACATGCCGCAAGCCTGCTCGAGTCCGAGTTGCCCGTGCTGCTTGCAGGTGACTTCAACGTGATGCCGACCGAGCAGGACGTGTACAAACCCGAACGCTGGCACGATGATGCTCTGTTCGCGCCCGAGGTTCGCGCGCGCTTTTTCGAATTGACCGGGCAGGGCTGGACCGACGCCTTGCGGACGATCCATCCCGACGAGATTATCTATACATTCTGGGACTATTTCCGGAACGCCTATGCGCGCAATGCCGGGCTCCGGATCGACCATCTGCTGCTCAGCCCTGCGCTTACCGATCGGCTGGTCGATGCGCAGGTCGACCATCATGTCCGCGGATGGGAGAAGACCAGCGACCACGCGCCGGTATGGATCGAGTTGTCCGACAAGCCCAGTCGCAGGCGTCGCACGTGACGGGCAAGCCGCATCCACTCGCCGAAACGGTTCCAATGGAAGCCAAGCTCGTCAGTGCTTTGCCTGACACGCCGGGGTGGCAGTTCGAACCCAAATGGGACGGGTTTCGTGCCATCGCCTCGCGTTTGGG
This genomic interval carries:
- a CDS encoding YnbE family lipoprotein, yielding MRLLLAGAAMMATGGCINVTAPDKPIVINLNISITQEVVYRLDNKAKTLIQQNPGIF
- a CDS encoding GGDEF domain-containing protein; translated protein: MFASSKRLSEATYIAIVRSLFATLTPTVIMAMAFLGVGTLVALETRDPLLTLLIAGGAVAVVARLYVLLRYRLIALGNAFDLSAARHVEQLFAIPYLAFAAIFGAFSTRAFHVAGAESHMLVIGLVFGYAAGVAAGIFLRPWIALPSIAMAVIPTGAAALITLKPTYVAVGALLLLFLMGGIHSMLRNYRVATAEITARAAFATLARVDALTGLENRLSLREAYDRVMDRAGQDGFLVVHCLDLDRFKAVNDTHGHPVGDALLKAVSDRLRRVLREGDVAARIGGDEFVLLQAGAHPGEADLLARRVARTVAESYSILGHQISIGTSVGYAIHPQHGRDLDELIARADEALLRAKRTGGGIAAYKSDAPRDAQRLSA
- the xth gene encoding exodeoxyribonuclease III, yielding MKIATYNVNGVNGRLPVLLRWLEERQADVVVLQELKAAQENFPEKAIRDLGYDVVWHGQKSWNGVAMLSRVGDIQETRRGLPDDPDETQSRYIEAAVNGVLIGGLYLPNGNPRPGPKFEYKLRWFDRLIEHAASLLESELPVLLAGDFNVMPTEQDVYKPERWHDDALFAPEVRARFFELTGQGWTDALRTIHPDEIIYTFWDYFRNAYARNAGLRIDHLLLSPALTDRLVDAQVDHHVRGWEKTSDHAPVWIELSDKPSRRRRT
- a CDS encoding YdbL family protein, producing MRKLPFSIAIAAILMSVPALAQRDPAYQAAREQGLVGEQPDGYLGIVGSPTPQLRALVNNINIQRKKQYTDQAAAGSTVEQMAFVTGCNLIMRTTVGEKYRTPDGRWLTRGSEDPVRDPRCL